GCTGTTGACAGCTTTATGATGACCACCTTTGGCGATGTGTTCCACGATTTCGCTGGTTCTGCAATTGTTCACTCTGTAGGTGGTGTGCTGGCACTGATTGGTGCTTTGGCACTGGGTCCCCGTGTGGGCAAGTATGACAAGGATGGTAAGAGTCGCGCTATCCCTGGTCACAACCTGGCCATGGCTGCTCTGGGTGTCTTCATCCTCTGGCTGGGATGGTTCGGTTTCAACCCCGGTTCTCAGTTGGCTGCCAGTGGCGAGGTGAACCGCGTGGCTATCTCTCATGTGTTCCTGACCACCAACCTGGCTGCTGCTGCCGGTGGTGTGGCAACAATGTTCCTCACCTATATCAAATACGGCAAGCCATCACTCTCACTGACGCTGAACGGTGTATTGGCAGGTCTGGTAGGTATCACAGCCGGTTGTGATCTCGTATCACCCTTCGGTGCTATCATCATCGGTCTGGTTTGTGGCGTCGTACTGGTTTTTGCCATCGAGTTCATTGATCACAAACTGCACATTGACGACCCCGTAGGTGCTTCTTCTGTACACGGTGTCTGCGGTATTCTTGGAACCGTCATGACGGGTCTGCTGTCTGTCAGCAACGGTGCTTTCTACGGTCATGGATGGGGCTTCTTCGGTGCAGAGTGCTTCGGTGTCTTGGTGATTGACCTTTGGGCAGCTGCCTGTGGTGTGGCTCTGTTCTATGGAATAAAATATATTCATGGTTTGCGCGTTAATAAACGTATAGAGGAAGAGGGACTTGATGTCTATGAACATGGCGAAAGCTGCTATAACTAATTGAGAATTGACAATTGAGAATTGACAATTGAGAATTGACAATTAATTATTGGGCGAAGCCGAACGGACAAATTTATAATTGATAATTGATGATTATGAAAAAGACAATTTTATTTGCTATGGGCCTGGCCATGAGCATGATGGCCTTTGCACAGGGAGAAGACAAAGTTGAAACGACACTTGGTGCAGATTTCGTGAGCAGTTATATCTGGCGTGGTCAGGATTTGGGAAGCACAGCCGTTCAGCCTACTTTCGGCGTTGGCTATAAAGGATTGTCACTCAGTGCCTGGGGCAGTTACGGACTCGTGAATCCTGCCGACACCAAGGAGTTTGACCTTACGCTGGCCTATACCATCGGTGGACTGAACATCGGTGTGTCAGACTATTG
The sequence above is a segment of the Prevotella sp. E9-3 genome. Coding sequences within it:
- a CDS encoding ammonium transporter; translated protein: MNEIGISLDTVWMLLAAMLVFWMQPGFALCEAGFTRGKNTANILMKNFVDFMFGSLLFFFLGFGFMFGADTLGGFMGMPNWGDLSFYESDLPVEGFLIFETVFCATSATIVSGAMAERTKFSMYLIYSAVISLIIYPIEGHWTWGGGWLCNDAVDSFMMTTFGDVFHDFAGSAIVHSVGGVLALIGALALGPRVGKYDKDGKSRAIPGHNLAMAALGVFILWLGWFGFNPGSQLAASGEVNRVAISHVFLTTNLAAAAGGVATMFLTYIKYGKPSLSLTLNGVLAGLVGITAGCDLVSPFGAIIIGLVCGVVLVFAIEFIDHKLHIDDPVGASSVHGVCGILGTVMTGLLSVSNGAFYGHGWGFFGAECFGVLVIDLWAAACGVALFYGIKYIHGLRVNKRIEEEGLDVYEHGESCYN